The Anomalospiza imberbis isolate Cuckoo-Finch-1a 21T00152 unplaced genomic scaffold, ASM3175350v1 scaffold_146, whole genome shotgun sequence genome includes a region encoding these proteins:
- the SARS2 gene encoding serine--tRNA ligase, mitochondrial, whose protein sequence is MAARRALLAAAAAAGGRRGAAGAAPGPGPAPGPAPVAAAARSRLYEHVREGLSARPQLDVTALSERDVERRRGPLGGAALREIVRTWSRLGQVRDGIARLEAEKGRVAQGVREIMASHDKAAAKTHPELAALRERGRSLREQLRALEAEESDLEQRFYLGALQLPNRTHPAVPAGDQSQARLLEVVGEKPVFDFKPKGHLELGEGLDIIRQRRLSHVSGHRSYYLCGAGALLQHALVTFTLRKLLSKGFLPMTVPDLLRGAVFEGCGVQPSATPSQVYTIDPARFEDLCLAGTSEVGIAGYFMDHAVQLQDLPVRVVCSSTCYRTETDTGREPWGLYRVHQFTKVEMFGVTAAERGTESEELLDEFLGIQKEIFSELGLHYRVLDMPTEELGLPAYRKFDIEAWMPGRGKYGEISSASNCTDYQSRRLNIMYSGEGGQLSHAHTVNGTACAVSRMLIALLECNQLPDGRVRVPPVLQPLVGQEVLARPPAPLLRYIGPNQPGGGPPKMGGGALRGGVPVEEEAERGWSRDIEGRTQDARPAGRATNPGNKTWKWSLSQAWPLLQGCSGDTEVSPSVTPVSCTHTGVPQCHTCVLRLHMCPHHC, encoded by the exons atggcggcgcgcAGGGCGCTgctggcggcggcggccgcggcgggcgggcggcgcggggccgcgggggccgctcccggcccggggCCCGCTCCCGGGCCCGCTCCCGTGGCCGCGGCGGCGCGGAGCCGCCTGTACGAGCACGTGCGGGAGGGGCTGAGCGCGCGGCCGCAGCTCGACGTGACCGCGCTCAGCGAGCGCGACGTGGAGCGGCGGCGCGGGCCGCTGGGGGGCGCCGCGCTCCGGGAGATC GTACGGACGTGGTCGCGGCTGGGTCAGGTGCGGGATGGCATCGCACGGCTGGAGGCTGAGAAGGGGCGCGTGGCCCAGGGGGTCCGTGAGATCAtg GCCTCCCACGACAAGGCAGCGGCCAAGACG CACCCGGAATTGGCAGCGctgcgggagcggggccggagccTCCGGGAGCAGCTCCGGGCGCTCGAGGCCGAGGAGTCGGACCTGGAGCAGAGATTTTACCTGggggccctgcagctgcccaaCAGGACCCACCCTGCTGtg CCCGCTGGGGACCAGAGTCAGGCCCGGCTGCTCGAGGTGGTGGGTGAGAAACCAG TGTTTGATTTCAAGCCAAAGGGAcacctggagctgggggaggggctggaCATCATCCGGCAAAG GCGCCTGTCCCACGTGTCGGGCCATCGCTCCTATTACCTGTGCGGGGCTGGGGCGCTGCTGCAGCACGCCCTCGTCACCTTCACCTTGCGGAAGCTGCTCAGCAAG ggttTCCTGCCCATGACGGTGCCGGACCTTCTGCGAGGAGCCGTTTTT gagggctgtggggtcCAGCCCAGCGCTACCCCCTCCCAAGTTTACACCATCGACCCCGCACGCTTCGAGGACCTGTGCCTGGCCGGGACCTCGGAGGTGGGAATTGCAG GATATTTCATGGACCACgcagtgcagctgcaggacCTGCCTGTCAG GGTCGTGTGTTCCAGCACCTGCTACCGCACTGAGACCGACACGGGCCGGGAGCCCTGGGGGCTCTACCGCGTCCACCAGTTCACCAag GTAGAGATGTTCGGGGTGACGGCGGCCGAGCGCGGGACAGAGAGCgaggagctgctggatgagTTCCTGGGGATCCAGAAGGAGATTTTCTCGGAGCTGGGGCTCCATTACCG TGTCCTGGACATGCCCACGGAGGAGCTGGGGCTCCCCGCCTACCGCAAGTTTGACATCGAGGCCTGGATGCCTGGACGAGGCAAATATGGGGAG ATTTCCAGCGCTTCCAACTGCACGGATTACCAGAGCCGGCGGCTGAACATCATGTACAGCGGGGAGGGGGGCCAGCTGAGCCACGCCCACACG GTGAACGGCACCGCCTGCGCTGTGTCCCGGATGCTCATCGCGCTCCTCGAGTGCAACCAGCTCCCG GATGGCCGTGTCCGGGTgccccctgtgctgcagccgctggtggggcaggaggtgctggcccggccccccgcgccccTCCTGCGCTACATCGGCCCCAACCAGCCCGGGGGGGGCCCCCcgaaaatgggggggggggccCTGAGGGGAGGGGTCCCCgtggaggaggaggcagagcgCGGATGGAGCCGGGACATCGAGGGACGGACGCAGGACGCGCGCCCCGCCGGGCGTGCGACAAATCCCGGGAATAAAACCTGGAAATGGTCCTTGTCACAGGCGTGGCCTCTGCTCCAGGGGtgctctggggacacagaggtgtcccccagtgtcacacctgtgtcctGCACTCACAcaggtgtcccccagtgtcacacctgtgtcctGCGCTTACACATGTGTCCCCACCATTGT
- the SAMD4B gene encoding LOW QUALITY PROTEIN: protein Smaug homolog 2 (The sequence of the model RefSeq protein was modified relative to this genomic sequence to represent the inferred CDS: inserted 1 base in 1 codon; deleted 3 bases in 3 codons): protein MMFRDQVGIVAGWFRGWSECEQTVALLALLKRVTRTQARFLQLCLEHSLADCPDIHLLEAEANSAAAISQWPQEPAEAAVALLLAHLPLLQPGNAAAKAEYMKRLQKVLATAIESNRCVEESRQLLSYALIHPATTADDRSALALWLGHLEERLAPPGPRRPPRPPGAGPRPTSGPPSPPSPGGGGSAGGGGVGRAAPTGHGAPGERAPPRSSPPEVPGRGDWGGGDGALPCQLHPSPLKRSLAPRQPPARPGRRLGGAGWAPRSPPTQPLSPQSSVASSGSEHTEEPGGRNSFQEDGSGMKDVPSWLKSLRLHKYAALFAQMSYEEMMTLTEHHLESQNVTKGARHKIALSIQKLRERQSVLRALEKDILEGGNLWTALQELQQILVTPIKAFRPPPAAPPPPGPPDGAPPEAFAPPPAPEAEAPAAPVPDGDIPGQFTRVMGKVCTQLLVSRPDEENITSYLQLLEKCLSHEAFTETQKKRLQSWKQQVLKLLRAFPKKGPLDGPPRIPAPKSWAFGSNSLPIAGSVGGGRRGGARPFALPPRALPPPARLGLLGPPGGAPAPRPPLXSPPLGTQGRQSLWFGAGGGPGGSPGSRGAVQRTHSLPVHSSALLAFPPECPPPGTDLEINPTLESLCLSMTEHALGDGTDKTSTI from the exons atgaTGTTCCGGGACCAGGTGGGGATCGTGGCCGGCTGG TTCCGCGGCTGGAGCGAGTGCGAGCAGACGGTGGCACTGCTGGCGCTGCTCAAGCGCGTCACCCGCACCCAGGCGcgcttcctgcagctctgcctcgAGCACTCGCTGGCCGACTGCCCCGACATCCACCtgctggaggccgaggccaaCAGCGCcg ccGCCATCTCGCAGTGGCCGCAGGAGCCGGCCGAGGCGGCggtggccctgctgctggcccacCTGCCGCTGCTGCAGCCGGGCAACGCGGCGGCCAAGGCCGAGTACATGAAGCGGCTGCAGAAGGTGCTGGCG ACCGCCATCGAGAGCAACCGCTGCGTGGAGGAGTCGCGGCAGCTGCTGTCCTACGCCCTCATCCACCCGGCCACCACGGCCGACGACCGCAGCGCGCTGGCCCTGTGGCTCGGCCACCTGGAGGAGCGCCtggccccgcccggcccccgccgccccccgcgcccccccggGGCCGGCCCCCGGCCCACGAGtggccccccgagccccccgagcccggggggcggcggctCGGCGGGTGGGGGGGGCGTGGGCAGAGCAGCACCCACCGGGCACGGCGCCCCGGGAGAACGGGCACCCCCCCGTTCCAGCCCCCCGGAGGTACCCGGGaggggggattggggtgggggggatgGGG ccctgccgtgCCAGCTGCACCCCAGCCCCCTGAAGCGCTCGCTGGCGCCCCggcagcccccagcccggcccgggcggCGACTGGGCGGGGCCGGGTGGGCGCCGAGGAGCCCCCC CACGCAACCGCTGTCCCCGCAGAGCAGCGTGGCCTCGTCGGGCAGCGAGCACACCGAGGAGCCCGGCGGGCGCAACTCCTTCCAGGAGGACGGCAGCGGCATGAAGG ACGTCCCCTCGTGGCTGAAGAGCCTGCGGCTGCACAAGTACGCGGCGCTGTTCGCGCAGATGAGCTACGAGGAGATGATGACGCTGACCGAGCACCACCTGGAGTCCCAg AACGTCACCAAGGGCGCGCGGCACAAGATCGCCCTGAGCATCCAGAAGCTGCGGGAGCGGCAGAGCGTCCTCAGGGCCCTGGAGAAG GACATCCTCGAGGGGGGCAACCTGTGGACGgcgctgcaggagctgcagcagatcCTGGTGACCCCCATCAAGGCCTTCCGGCCCCCCCCGGCCGCGCCCCCACCCCCTGGGCCCCCCGATGGGGCCCCCCCCGAGGCCTTCgcgccccccccggcccccgaGGCCGAGGCCCCCGCAGCCCCGGTGCCCGACGGGGACATCCCGGGCCAGTTCACGCGCGTCATGGGCAAGG TGTGCACCCAGCTCCTGGTGTCGCGGCCAGACGAGGAGAACATCACCAGTTACCTCCAGCTGCTCGAGAAGTGCCTGAGCCACGAG GCGTTCACGGAGACGCAGAAGAAGCGGCTCCAGTCCTGGAAGCAGCAGGTGCTGAAGCTGCTCCGCGCCTTCCCCAAGAAGGGGCCCCTGGACGGCCCCCCCCGGATACCGGCCCCCAAAAG ctGGGCCTTCGGCTCCAACTCTCTCCCCATAGCTGGCTCTGTggggggggggcggcggggg ggggccCGCCCCTTCGCGCTGCCCCCCCGGGCCctgccccccccggcccgcctggggctgctgggaccCCCCGGGGGGGCCCccgcccccagaccccccc GGAGCCCCCCCTTGGGCACGCAGGGACGGCAG AGCCTTTGGTtcggggccggggggggcccgggggggtcccccgggagccgcggggccgtgCAGAGGACGCACTCGCTGCCCGTGCACAGCTCGGCCCTGCTCGCCTTCC ccccagagTGTCCCCCCCCCGGGACGGACCTGGAGATCAACCCCACGCTGGAGTCGCTGTGTCTGAGCATGACCGAGCACGCGCTGGGGG ACGGCACAGACAAAACCTCCACCATCTGA
- the SYCN gene encoding syncollin encodes MASALLVTLVAAVAALGWGVEAQCPTAAELRPVNGTRLCALLYADNSPYYEQCCAGDVLEVLPGSDVPYMPRGWSARVSSLVVGTRCELTVWSRRAKKGNSRHFSPGAVPRLQEVRRGLFGDWNNAIRAFYCTCK; translated from the coding sequence ATGGCGTCAGCGCTGCTGGTGACGCTGGTGGCCGCGGTGGCCGCGCTGGGCTGGGGGGTGGAGGCCCAGTGCCCCACGGCCGCGGAGCTGCGCCCCGTCAACGGCACGCGGCTGTGCGCGCTGCTCTACGCCGACAACAGCCCCTACTACGAGCAGTGCTGCGCCGGGGACGTGCTGGAGGTGCTGCCGGGCAGCGACGTGCCCTACATGCCCCGCGGGTGGTCCGCCCGTGTCTCCTCCCTCGTGGTGGGCACCAGGTGCGAGCTCACCGTGTGGTCGCGCAGGGCCAAGAAAGGCAACTCGCGGCACTTCAGCCCCGGCGCGGTGCCACGGCTGCAGGAGGTGCGCCGGGGGCTCTTTGGAGACTGGAACAACGCCATCCGGGCATTCTACTGCACCTGCAAGTGA
- the PAK4 gene encoding serine/threonine-protein kinase PAK 4 isoform X2 — translation MASSHFPPPNAGVLGPDPVARSASRAMFSKKKKRVEISAPSNFEHRVHTGYDPSEQRFTGLPRQWQGLLEESARRPKPLVDPACITAIRGAHKAEHHPGRPQEATPNGPVPTGAPGASHAPGPPRPKAPEPPPPAPEPPAPRPPGPAPAPAGGPQRVSHEQFRAALQMVVDPGDPRTYLDNFIKIGEGSTGIVCIATVRGSGKLVAVKKMDLRKQQRRELLFNEVVIMRDHQHENVVEMYNSYLVGDELWVVMEFLEGGALTDIVTHTRMSEEQIAAVCRSVLRALAVLHAQGVIHRDIKSDSILLTHDGRVKLSDFGFCAQVNKDVPRRKSLVGTPYWMAPELISRLPYGPEVDIWSLGVMVIEMVDGEPPYFNEPPLKAMKLIRDNLPPRLKNGHKVSPSLKGFLERMLVRDPAQRASAPELLRHPFLGVAGPPACIVPLMRQHRLR, via the exons ATGGCCAGCTCCCATTTCCCTCCCCCTAATGCTGGGGTTCTGGGCCCCGATCCCGTTGCCAGGAGCGCGTCCCGGGCCATGTTCTCCAAGAAGAAGAAGCGGGTGGAGATCTCGGCGCCGTCCAACTTCGAGCACCGGGTGCACACGGGCTACGACCCCTCGGAGCAGCGCTTCACGGGGCTGCCCCGCCAGTGGCAGGGCCTGCTCGAGGAGTCCGCCCGGCGCCCCAAGCCCCTCGTGGACCCCGCCTGCATCACCGCCATCCGCGGGGCCCACAAG gccGAGCACCACCCAGGACGCCCGCAGGAGGCGACCCCCAATGGGCCGGTCCCCACCGGCGCTCCCGGTGCCTCCCACGCCCCCGGCCCCCCACGCCCCAAAGCCCCGGAGCCGCCTCCCCCAGCCccggagcccccagccccgcgtccccccggccccgcgcccgccccggcgGGGGGGCCCCAGCGCGTGTCCCACGAGCAGTTCCGGGCAGCGCTGCAGATGGTGGTGGACCCCGGCGACCCCCGCACGTACCTGGACAACTTCATCAAGATCGGCGAGGGCTCCACGGGCATCGTCTGCATCGCCACGGTGCGCGGCTCCGGCAAGCTCGTGGCCGTCAAGAAGATGGACCTGCGCAAGCAGCAGCGGCGGGAGCTGCTCTTCAACgag GTGGTGATCATGCGGGACCACCAGCACGAGAACGTGGTGGAGATGTACAACAGTTACCTGGTGGGCGACGAGCTCTGGGTGGTCATGGAGTTCCTGGAGGGCGGCGCCCTGACTGACATCGTCACCCACACCAG GATGTCGGAGGAGCAGATCGCGGCCGTGTGCCGCTCGGTGCTGCGGGCGCTCGCCGTGCTCCACGCCCAGGGCGTCATCCACCGCGACATCAAGAGCGACTCCATCCTCCTCACGCATGACGGGCGG GTGAAGCTCTCGGATTTCGGGTTCTGCGCCCAAGTGAACAAGGACGTGCCGCGGCGCAAGTCCCTGGTGGGGACTCCGTACTGGATGGCCCCCGAGCTCATCTCCCGCCTGCCCTACGGCCCAGAG gtggacatctggtccctgggggtGATGGTCATCGAGATGGTGGATGGGGAACCCCCTTATTTCAACGAGCCCCCTCTCAAAGCCATGAAGCTGATCCGGGACAACCTTCCCCCCCGGCTCAAGAATGGCCACAAG gtgtccccatccctgaagggGTTCCTGGAGCGGATGCTGGTGCGGGACCCGGCGCAGCGGGCGAGCGCCCCGGAGCTGCTCCGTCACCCCTTCCTGGGTGTCGCGGGCCCCCCCGCCTGCATCGTGCCCCTCATGCGGCAGCACCGGCTGCGGTGA
- the MRPS12 gene encoding small ribosomal subunit protein uS12m gives MSLHAALRAAASLARCSPGLLLPSPPRPPPSAAMATLNQMHRQGRPAPPPRKPGPTLGRPQIKGVVLKNLIRKPKKPNSANRRCVRVRLSTGREVIAFVPGEGHNLQEHHIVLVQGGRTQDLPGVKLTVVRGKYDCAHVQAKK, from the exons ATGTCGCTCCACGCCGCGCTCAGGGCCGCCGCCTCGCTGGCCCGCTGCA GTCCGGGGCTGCTCCTCCCGTCGCCGCCGCGCCCACCTCCATCCGCCGCCATGGCCACGCTGAACCAGATGCACCGGCagggccgccccgcgccccctccccgcAAACCGGGGCCCACCCTGGGCCGCCCGCAGATCAAGGGCGTGGTGCTGAAGAACCTGATCCGAAAGCCCAAGAAGCCGAACTCGGCGAACCGCCGGTGCGTGCGGGTGCGGCTCAGCACCGGCCGCGAGGTCATCGCCTTCGTGCCCGGCGAGGGCCACAACCTGCAGGAGCACCACATCGTGCTGGTGCAGGGCGGGCGCACCCAGGACCTGCCCGGCGTCAAGCTCACCGTGGTGCGGGGCAAGTACGACTGCGCCCACGTGCAGGCCAAGAAATGA
- the PAK4 gene encoding serine/threonine-protein kinase PAK 4 isoform X1 — MASSHFPPPNAGVLGPDPVARSASRAMFSKKKKRVEISAPSNFEHRVHTGYDPSEQRFTGLPRQWQGLLEESARRPKPLVDPACITAIRGAHKPIVRGSKGTRDGTPGGRDRTLAWLLDELAAVSVSRSNSLRQDSPPCPSRHPPENGLAPGPPRSRPEPGKSRRGDPEPSPPQSQEREDPKAAAGREPPHPHPHPSGGRPKSSSAGEGPPRPPPREQRPLSGPDLRPPDIPGAPGAPGAGLKTAPGRPFHTYPRADTDPGRGGSAQAEHHPGRPQEATPNGPVPTGAPGASHAPGPPRPKAPEPPPPAPEPPAPRPPGPAPAPAGGPQRVSHEQFRAALQMVVDPGDPRTYLDNFIKIGEGSTGIVCIATVRGSGKLVAVKKMDLRKQQRRELLFNEVVIMRDHQHENVVEMYNSYLVGDELWVVMEFLEGGALTDIVTHTRMSEEQIAAVCRSVLRALAVLHAQGVIHRDIKSDSILLTHDGRVKLSDFGFCAQVNKDVPRRKSLVGTPYWMAPELISRLPYGPEVDIWSLGVMVIEMVDGEPPYFNEPPLKAMKLIRDNLPPRLKNGHKVSPSLKGFLERMLVRDPAQRASAPELLRHPFLGVAGPPACIVPLMRQHRLR, encoded by the exons ATGGCCAGCTCCCATTTCCCTCCCCCTAATGCTGGGGTTCTGGGCCCCGATCCCGTTGCCAGGAGCGCGTCCCGGGCCATGTTCTCCAAGAAGAAGAAGCGGGTGGAGATCTCGGCGCCGTCCAACTTCGAGCACCGGGTGCACACGGGCTACGACCCCTCGGAGCAGCGCTTCACGGGGCTGCCCCGCCAGTGGCAGGGCCTGCTCGAGGAGTCCGCCCGGCGCCCCAAGCCCCTCGTGGACCCCGCCTGCATCACCGCCATCCGCGGGGCCCACAAG CCCATCGTGCGCGGCTCCAAAGGGACTCGGGATGGGACCCCCGGGGGCCGGGACAGGACCCTGGCGTGGCTCCTGGACGAGCTGGCGGCCGTGTCTGTGTCCCGCTCCAACTCCTTGCGCCAGGACagccccccctgcccctcccggCACCCCCCGGAGAACGGCCtggccccgggacccccccgctcccgcccggAGCCCGGCAAGAGCCGCCGCGGGGACCCCGAGCCGAGCCCTCCCCAGTCCCAGGAGCGGGAGGACCCCAAAGCTGCGGCCGGGCGGGAGCCCCCCCACCCTCACCCCCACCCCTCCGGGGGCCGCCCCAAATCCAGCTCAGCCGGAGAggggcccccccggcccccaCCCCGCGAGCAGCGCCCGCTCTCGGGGCCCGACCTGCGGCCCCCCGACATTCCCGGCGCTCCCGGCGCTCCTGGAGCGGGGCTGAAGACGGCGCCCGGACGCCCCTTCCACACCTATCCCCGCGCTGACACCGACCCCGGCCGGGGGGGCAGTGCCCAG gccGAGCACCACCCAGGACGCCCGCAGGAGGCGACCCCCAATGGGCCGGTCCCCACCGGCGCTCCCGGTGCCTCCCACGCCCCCGGCCCCCCACGCCCCAAAGCCCCGGAGCCGCCTCCCCCAGCCccggagcccccagccccgcgtccccccggccccgcgcccgccccggcgGGGGGGCCCCAGCGCGTGTCCCACGAGCAGTTCCGGGCAGCGCTGCAGATGGTGGTGGACCCCGGCGACCCCCGCACGTACCTGGACAACTTCATCAAGATCGGCGAGGGCTCCACGGGCATCGTCTGCATCGCCACGGTGCGCGGCTCCGGCAAGCTCGTGGCCGTCAAGAAGATGGACCTGCGCAAGCAGCAGCGGCGGGAGCTGCTCTTCAACgag GTGGTGATCATGCGGGACCACCAGCACGAGAACGTGGTGGAGATGTACAACAGTTACCTGGTGGGCGACGAGCTCTGGGTGGTCATGGAGTTCCTGGAGGGCGGCGCCCTGACTGACATCGTCACCCACACCAG GATGTCGGAGGAGCAGATCGCGGCCGTGTGCCGCTCGGTGCTGCGGGCGCTCGCCGTGCTCCACGCCCAGGGCGTCATCCACCGCGACATCAAGAGCGACTCCATCCTCCTCACGCATGACGGGCGG GTGAAGCTCTCGGATTTCGGGTTCTGCGCCCAAGTGAACAAGGACGTGCCGCGGCGCAAGTCCCTGGTGGGGACTCCGTACTGGATGGCCCCCGAGCTCATCTCCCGCCTGCCCTACGGCCCAGAG gtggacatctggtccctgggggtGATGGTCATCGAGATGGTGGATGGGGAACCCCCTTATTTCAACGAGCCCCCTCTCAAAGCCATGAAGCTGATCCGGGACAACCTTCCCCCCCGGCTCAAGAATGGCCACAAG gtgtccccatccctgaagggGTTCCTGGAGCGGATGCTGGTGCGGGACCCGGCGCAGCGGGCGAGCGCCCCGGAGCTGCTCCGTCACCCCTTCCTGGGTGTCGCGGGCCCCCCCGCCTGCATCGTGCCCCTCATGCGGCAGCACCGGCTGCGGTGA
- the LRFN1 gene encoding LOW QUALITY PROTEIN: leucine-rich repeat and fibronectin type III domain-containing protein 1 (The sequence of the model RefSeq protein was modified relative to this genomic sequence to represent the inferred CDS: inserted 2 bases in 1 codon; deleted 2 bases in 1 codon), with translation MAKLLVPLVMLGAVSGAGGPGXSPPSPRCPPRCLCPAAAPSPTLLCARTGLLAVPPSLDRGAVELRLADNFIGAVGRADFANMSSLVHLTLSRNGLRRLAPGAFADLRALRALHLDGNRLPALSGPQLRGLASLRHLILANNQLAAIDAAAFAAFAATVEDLDLSHNNLPALPWDAVAAMGSLATLTLDHNLLERVPAGAVARLPRLARLDLTANRLRALPPVPGPPGPALAAGGNPLHCNCELLWLRRVAQPGRLETCATPAPLAGRLLGAVPEEELTCRAPSVTAAAAHPPAVTEGQPLRLGCAAVGDPPPALHWLGPDGRVVQNGSRRSVGADGSLELRVATLRDHGGFTCVAANAAGEAAARVDVVVVPLPVPRGRDGDGEAAAAEPGPGPSDMAQAGGNDTWGGPGERRVVAAEVTGSSARIRWLPQRHVPGVRMVQIQYNSSADDALVYRLLPPSSRTFVLRDLAPGRQYELCVSTLRVVGDPPAAPRPLGCVSFATAAAPPGCAAPPRPHFLGGTVIIVIGAAIAASVLVFILILTARWKAAGARRPPPALASVCSQTNGGPRPAETPELPPLPPLPPAAGGGSRGGGGRGLFPSHSYPRRARPRRHGSLPRLDAPEGSPLGPPLRPSFGSTHWMLESTV, from the exons ATGGCGAAGCTGCTGGTGCCGCTGGTGATGCTGGGGGCCGTGTCCGGGGCGGGGGGTCCCGG GTCGCCGCCGTCGCCGCGGTGCCCCCCGCGCTGCCTGTGCCCCGCGGCCGCGCCCAGCCCGACGCTGCTGTGCGCCCGCACGGGGCTGCTGGCCGTGCCGCCCAGCCTGGACCGCGGCGCCGTGGAGCTGCGCCTGGCCGACAACTTCATCGGCGCCGTGGGCCGCGCCGACTTCGCCAACATGAGCAGCCTGGTGCACCTGACGCTGTCGCGGAACGGGCTGCGCCGCCTGGCCCCCGGCGCCTTCGCCGACCTGCGCGCCCTGCGAGCGCTGCACCTGGACGGCAACCGGCTGCCGGCGCTGAGCGGGCCGCAGCTGCGCGGGCTGGCCAGCCTGCGCCACCTCATCCTGGCCAACAACCAGCTGGCCGCCATCGACGCCGCCGCCTTCGCCGCCTTCGCCGCCACCGTGGAGGACCTGGACCTGTCGCACAACAACCTCCCGGCGCTGCCCTGGGACGCCGTGGCCGCCATGGGCAGCCTGGCCACGCTGACTCTGGACCACAACCTGCTGGAGCGGGTGCCGGCCGGCGCCGTGGCGCGGCTGCCGCGCCTGGCCAGGCTTGACCTCACGGCCAACCGGCTGCGGGCGCTGCCGCCGGTGCCGGGGCCGCCGGGGCCGGCGCTGGCGGCCGGGGGGAACCCCTTGCACTGCAACTGCGAATTGCTGTGGCTGCGCCGCGTGGCTCAGCCGGGCCGCCTGGAGACCTGCGCCACGCCGGCGCCGCTGGCGGGGCGTCTGCTGGGCGCCGTGCCCGAGGAGGAGCTGACCTGCCGGGCCCCCTCCGTCACCGCCGCGGCCGCGCACCCGCCCGCGGTCACAGAGGGGCAGCCGCTGCGCCTGGGCTGCGCCGCCGTCGGGGACCCGCCGCCCGCGCTGCACTGGCTGGGCCCCGATGGGCGCGTGGTGCAGAACGGCTCCCGGCGCTCGGTGGGCGCCGACGGCTCCCTGGAGCTCCGCGTGGCCACCCTGAGGGACCACGGCGGCTTCACCTGCGTGGCCGCCAACGCCGCGGGCGAGGCGGCCGCGCGCGTCGATGTCGTGGTGGTGCCGCTGCCGGTGCCGCGGGGAcgggacggggatggggaggCCGCGGCCGCTgagccggggcccggccccTCGGATATGGCCCAAGCGGGAGGCAATGACACCTGGGGGGGGCCCGGGGAGCGGCGGGTGGTGGCGGCGGAGGTGACGGGGTCCTCGGCGCGCATCCGGTGGCTGCCGCAGCGCCACGTGCCCGGCGTGCGCATGGTGCAGATCCAGTACAACAGCTCGGCCGACGATGCCCTCGTCTACAG GTTGTTGCCCCCCTCCAGCCGCACCTTCGTGCTGCGGGACTTGGCCCCCGGGCGCCAGTATGAGCTCTGCGTGTCCACGCTGCGCGTGGTCGGGGacccccccgccgccccccgcccgctcgGCTGCGTCTCCTTCGCCACGGCCGCGGCTCCGCCGGGCTGCGCCGCGCCGCCCCGGCCCCACTTCTTGGGGGGCACCGTCATCATCGTCATCGGCGCCGCCATCGCCGCCTCCGTGCTCGTgttcatcctcatcctcacgGCGCGCTGGaaggcggcgggggcgcggcgccccccgcccgccctcGCCAGCGTCTGCTCCCAGACCAACGGCGgcccccggcccgccgagaCCCCCGAGCtgcccccgctgcccccgctgcccccggcggcgggcggggggtcccgcggcggggggggg cgggggtTGTTCCCCAGCCACAGCTACCCccggcgggcgcggccccggcgccACGGGTCCCTCCCGCGGCTGGACGCGCCCGAGGGGagccccctgggaccccccctgCGCCCCTCGTTCGGCAGCACCCACTGGATGCTGGAGAGCACCGTGTGA